The Methylobacterium sp. PvR107 genome contains a region encoding:
- the addA gene encoding double-strand break repair helicase AddA, which produces MSSATTQALRPFVVDDLTQANQRRAADPRASAWVSANAGAGKTKVLTDRVVRLLLDGAPPGRILCLTFTKAAAANMAIRVFRLLGRWVTLDDAALAAELADLTGERAGPDRLRMARRLFARAVETPGGLKIETLHALCERLLHMFPFEANVPARFVVLDDTKARELFEIEMANVLADAVSNGDTPLSAALARVTPEATGDTLRAAIRSAMRARALIDDRAGLDDAFARLHGALGLAAEETAERIEAAILDGGAGCEPDDRAALVEALRTGKANDEKLAEALAAAETERVRSEAQPDRSEALALYRGVFFTQKDEPKADSSLGTKSVPPTVKDALIAERERLVPLFDRLRAARAHARTQALFQLAAEIHRRVEAQKARLGALDFDDLIHKALDLLDRVGAGWVLYKLDRGIDHVLVDEAQDTNPEQWAILRAITQEFAAGDGARAGIRTRFAVGDPKQSIYGFQGAEPREFALTRAAWIAESRSAGLTFEDVPLTLSFRSTSLVLQAVDAVFALDAHNEGLSFEDTVRKTVHASARPGAPGAVELWPIAEPEPTAEPEAWTAPLDAPEISAPAITTARRVAQAVRTWTTRGDATGRVWRPGDVLILVRKRGPAFEEMIRALKGLGVPVAGQDRLEVSAHIAVADLVAAGRAGLLPADDLTLATALKTPLVGLTDDDLVRIATRRDLSETLEDALHRHAAAGDAAAAGGLAALSEWIRLAGLHGPFGFYARLLGPQGGRAKLVARLGGEAGDAIDVFLAAAAQAETGADAPSLGGFLARYIGAEAGHTVKRDLESGRDEVRVMTVHGAKGLEAPVVVILDGCEPLGRNDPPLLPLAIQGAVLPPVWSAGKTQDCAAAGEARAALLARARQEHNRLLYVAMTRAADRLIVAPFRGHERESEAAWCRMIHAGLENAFGAGRSIELSYGPATVWHDGIATDRKPDGPPPTAAPAPEPSWLRSPVPPEPEVPTLSPSGALQAADGTRVPPPRLADAQARRRGILIHALLQHLPRVEGARREAAGLAFVRSRAPGLPRPAIYGIVRSVLRIIDDPDLAALFAPEARAEVSLSGRVRTERGERSVQGRVDRISVTADTVRIADFKTGRPPEQDAPLPPAEAGQIALYARLLGQIYPGRTIRPMLIWTSGPVIRTLDSGDIAAALEHAGIVT; this is translated from the coding sequence TTGAGCAGCGCCACCACGCAAGCCCTCAGACCCTTCGTGGTCGATGACCTGACGCAGGCAAACCAGCGCCGCGCGGCCGACCCGCGCGCCTCGGCCTGGGTTTCGGCCAATGCCGGGGCGGGCAAGACCAAGGTGCTGACCGATCGGGTGGTGCGGCTGCTGCTCGACGGCGCGCCGCCTGGACGCATCCTGTGTCTGACCTTCACCAAGGCGGCCGCCGCCAACATGGCGATCCGCGTCTTCCGCCTCCTCGGGCGCTGGGTGACCCTGGATGACGCGGCTCTCGCCGCCGAACTCGCGGACCTGACCGGCGAGCGCGCCGGACCGGATCGGCTGCGCATGGCCCGGCGCCTGTTCGCCCGGGCCGTGGAGACGCCGGGCGGCCTGAAGATCGAGACGCTGCACGCCCTCTGCGAGCGGCTGCTGCACATGTTCCCGTTCGAGGCCAATGTCCCGGCCCGTTTCGTGGTGCTCGACGACACCAAGGCGCGCGAGCTGTTCGAGATCGAGATGGCCAACGTCCTGGCCGACGCGGTCTCGAACGGCGATACGCCGCTGAGCGCGGCCCTCGCTCGCGTGACGCCGGAGGCGACAGGCGACACCCTCCGGGCGGCGATCCGCTCCGCGATGCGGGCGCGCGCCCTGATCGATGACCGCGCCGGGCTGGACGACGCCTTCGCGCGCCTTCACGGCGCGCTCGGGCTCGCCGCGGAGGAGACCGCCGAGCGGATCGAGGCTGCGATCCTGGATGGGGGCGCCGGATGTGAGCCGGACGATCGCGCCGCCCTGGTCGAGGCGCTCCGCACCGGCAAGGCCAACGACGAGAAGCTCGCGGAGGCGCTCGCCGCCGCGGAGACCGAGCGGGTGCGATCCGAGGCGCAGCCCGACCGGAGCGAGGCGCTCGCGCTGTATCGCGGCGTGTTCTTCACCCAGAAGGACGAGCCCAAGGCCGACAGCAGCCTCGGGACCAAGAGCGTCCCGCCCACCGTTAAGGACGCCCTGATTGCCGAACGGGAGCGGCTGGTGCCGCTCTTCGATCGCCTGCGCGCCGCACGGGCCCATGCCCGCACGCAGGCCTTGTTCCAGCTCGCGGCCGAGATCCATCGACGGGTCGAAGCCCAGAAGGCCCGGCTCGGCGCCCTCGATTTCGATGATCTGATCCACAAGGCGCTGGATCTGCTCGACCGCGTCGGCGCGGGCTGGGTCCTGTACAAGCTGGACCGGGGCATCGACCATGTCCTCGTCGACGAGGCGCAGGATACCAACCCGGAGCAATGGGCGATCCTGCGGGCGATCACCCAGGAATTCGCCGCCGGCGATGGCGCCCGTGCCGGGATCCGGACGCGGTTCGCGGTGGGCGATCCGAAGCAGTCGATCTACGGCTTCCAGGGCGCGGAGCCCCGGGAATTTGCCCTCACCCGGGCGGCCTGGATCGCCGAATCGCGTTCGGCCGGCCTGACCTTCGAGGACGTCCCGCTCACGCTGTCGTTCCGCTCCACCAGCCTGGTCCTGCAGGCGGTGGACGCGGTGTTCGCCCTCGACGCACACAACGAGGGTCTGTCCTTCGAAGACACGGTGCGCAAGACCGTCCACGCCAGCGCCCGGCCCGGTGCGCCGGGAGCGGTCGAGCTGTGGCCGATCGCCGAGCCCGAGCCCACCGCCGAGCCAGAGGCCTGGACCGCGCCGCTGGACGCGCCCGAGATCAGCGCTCCCGCCATTACTACGGCCCGCCGCGTGGCGCAGGCAGTGCGGACCTGGACCACACGCGGCGACGCCACCGGCCGGGTCTGGCGTCCCGGCGACGTCCTGATTCTGGTGCGCAAGCGCGGACCGGCCTTCGAGGAAATGATCCGGGCCCTGAAGGGGCTGGGCGTTCCCGTAGCCGGGCAGGATCGACTGGAGGTCTCGGCCCATATCGCGGTGGCCGACCTCGTGGCGGCCGGACGGGCCGGGCTCCTGCCGGCCGACGACCTGACCCTCGCCACAGCGCTGAAGACGCCCCTCGTCGGCCTGACCGACGACGATCTGGTGCGGATCGCCACGCGCCGCGACTTGTCCGAGACCCTGGAGGACGCCCTGCATCGGCACGCGGCGGCCGGCGACGCGGCGGCGGCCGGCGGGCTCGCGGCGCTTTCCGAATGGATCCGGCTGGCCGGCCTCCACGGCCCGTTCGGCTTCTATGCCCGGCTTCTCGGCCCGCAGGGTGGCCGCGCCAAACTCGTGGCCCGTCTCGGCGGCGAGGCCGGTGACGCCATCGACGTGTTCCTCGCCGCCGCAGCCCAGGCGGAAACCGGCGCGGATGCGCCCTCGCTCGGCGGTTTCCTGGCGCGCTACATCGGTGCCGAGGCCGGGCATACGGTCAAGCGCGACCTGGAATCGGGTCGGGACGAGGTCCGCGTGATGACCGTGCACGGGGCCAAGGGTCTCGAGGCGCCGGTGGTCGTGATCCTCGACGGCTGCGAGCCCCTGGGACGCAACGATCCGCCGCTGCTGCCGCTGGCGATCCAAGGGGCCGTCCTGCCGCCGGTCTGGTCAGCGGGAAAGACGCAGGATTGCGCGGCCGCCGGCGAGGCGCGCGCGGCACTCCTGGCCCGTGCCCGGCAGGAACATAACCGTCTGCTCTACGTGGCCATGACCCGGGCCGCCGACCGTTTGATCGTCGCCCCCTTCCGTGGCCACGAGCGCGAGAGCGAGGCGGCGTGGTGCCGGATGATCCATGCCGGGCTGGAAAACGCCTTCGGCGCCGGCCGGTCGATCGAGCTGTCCTATGGTCCTGCCACTGTGTGGCACGACGGGATAGCGACGGACCGCAAACCCGACGGGCCGCCGCCCACCGCCGCTCCGGCGCCGGAGCCGTCCTGGCTGCGCAGCCCCGTACCGCCGGAACCGGAGGTGCCGACGCTCAGCCCGTCCGGCGCGCTCCAGGCCGCGGATGGCACGCGCGTGCCGCCGCCACGCCTGGCGGATGCTCAAGCCCGGCGGCGCGGCATCCTGATCCACGCGCTGCTGCAGCATCTGCCCCGCGTCGAGGGGGCACGCCGGGAGGCGGCCGGCCTCGCCTTCGTGCGGTCGCGGGCGCCCGGATTACCGCGTCCCGCCATCTACGGCATTGTCCGATCGGTACTGCGAATCATCGACGACCCGGACCTCGCAGCGCTCTTCGCGCCTGAAGCACGGGCGGAGGTGAGTCTGTCGGGGCGGGTGCGGACGGAGCGGGGCGAGCGCTCGGTCCAGGGGCGGGTCGACCGGATCTCGGTCACAGCCGACACGGTGCGCATTGCCGACTTCAAGACCGGACGACCGCCGGAACAGGACGCACCGCTCCCGCCGGCCGAGGCGGGCCAGATCGCGCTGTATGCCCGTCTCCTCGGCCAGATCTATCCCGGTCGGACGATTCGGCCCATGCTGATCTGGACCTCCGGTCCCGTGATCCGAACCCTCGATTCCGGCGACATCGCAGCGGCCCTCGAACACGCCGGGATCGTGACATGA
- the minC gene encoding septum site-determining protein MinC, with protein MATVLAPVPPVSEWFGDLDALNRRAPNFFAGRPVILDLGGLRLGREDLDGLLAELAARNIAILGIEGAAPSLLGSGMPPALSGGRPAGEIDTPGEAAPAEAPPKETVRSLILDAPVRSGQTVLHLEGDVTVLGAVASGAEVIAGGSIHVYGALRGRAIAGAAGDPTARIWCRRFEPELVAIDGLYRAADDLDPAFRGQAVEVRLLEDAIKLNLFERG; from the coding sequence ATGGCCACCGTTCTGGCGCCGGTGCCACCGGTGTCCGAGTGGTTCGGCGATCTGGATGCGCTGAACCGGCGCGCGCCGAATTTTTTCGCCGGCCGGCCGGTGATCCTCGACCTCGGCGGATTGCGGCTCGGCCGTGAGGATCTCGACGGGCTGCTGGCGGAACTCGCCGCCCGCAACATCGCCATCCTCGGCATCGAGGGTGCAGCGCCATCGCTTCTTGGATCCGGGATGCCGCCGGCCTTGTCGGGCGGGCGCCCCGCGGGCGAAATCGATACGCCCGGTGAAGCCGCGCCGGCCGAGGCGCCGCCCAAGGAGACCGTGCGCTCGCTGATCCTCGACGCGCCGGTGCGCTCGGGCCAGACGGTGCTTCATCTGGAAGGTGATGTGACCGTGCTGGGCGCCGTCGCCTCGGGTGCCGAGGTGATCGCCGGCGGCTCGATCCACGTCTACGGGGCGCTCCGCGGACGGGCCATCGCCGGGGCAGCCGGGGATCCCACGGCGCGGATCTGGTGTCGCCGCTTCGAGCCGGAGTTGGTGGCGATCGACGGTCTCTACCGAGCGGCCGACGACCTCGACCCGGCTTTCCGGGGACAGGCCGTGGAGGTCCGGCTCCTCGAAGACGCGATCAAGCTCAACCTGTTCGAGCGCGGTTAA
- the minC gene encoding septum site-determining protein MinC, producing the protein MSETLPEPIDPETARAAASPSAPRPLSLRGRAFKALALSPEPPLPEWLAALDAALKRSPTLLQGRAVILDCAQLKPEPDALETLMAELKARGIAVLGIEGADTVAAGLPPLLVKGHPSETIQIPSVPAEPEPQVVTSITVEGSVRSGQSVINPTGDVTVMGSVSSGAEILAGGSIHVYGALRGRAIAGAARNPRARIYCRKFEPELLGIDRLVRTAEDMGTALRGKAAQVWLDNGNIRMASLD; encoded by the coding sequence ATGAGCGAGACTCTCCCCGAGCCGATCGATCCGGAGACCGCCCGCGCGGCGGCTTCTCCTTCCGCGCCCCGGCCGCTCAGCCTGCGCGGACGGGCCTTCAAGGCCCTGGCCCTCTCTCCCGAGCCGCCGCTTCCCGAGTGGCTCGCGGCCCTCGACGCGGCGCTGAAGCGCTCGCCGACCCTGCTGCAAGGCCGGGCCGTCATCCTGGACTGCGCCCAGCTCAAGCCCGAGCCGGACGCGCTCGAAACCTTAATGGCCGAGCTCAAGGCCCGCGGCATCGCGGTCCTCGGCATCGAGGGCGCCGACACGGTCGCGGCGGGCCTGCCGCCGCTCCTCGTCAAGGGACACCCGTCCGAGACGATCCAGATCCCGAGCGTCCCGGCCGAGCCGGAGCCGCAGGTGGTCACCTCGATCACCGTCGAGGGCTCGGTCCGCTCCGGCCAGAGCGTCATCAACCCGACCGGCGACGTGACCGTGATGGGTTCGGTCTCCTCCGGGGCCGAGATCCTGGCCGGCGGCTCCATCCACGTCTACGGCGCCCTGCGCGGACGCGCGATCGCCGGGGCGGCACGCAACCCGCGCGCACGTATCTACTGCCGCAAGTTCGAACCCGAGTTGCTGGGGATCGACCGCCTCGTGCGGACGGCGGAGGACATGGGCACGGCCCTGCGCGGCAAGGCCGCACAGGTCTGGCTCGATAACGGCAACATCCGAATGGCAAGCCTGGATTAA
- the minD gene encoding septum site-determining protein MinD, whose amino-acid sequence MAKVLVVTSGKGGVGKTTTTAALGAALAQGGQSVCVVDFDVGLRNLDLIMGAERRVVYDLINVVNGDAKLPQALIKDKRVETLHLLPASQTRDKDALTDAGVARVMEELRDKFDWVICDSPAGIERGAQLAMYHADVAVVVTNPEVSSVRDSDRIIGLLDSKTAKAEKGEDMEKHLILTRYDPLRADRGDMLKTEDVLDILSIPLLAIIPESQEVLRASNLGCPVTLNNPLCAPARAYADAARRLKGEEVPMSLPVERKSFLDKLFMRRAA is encoded by the coding sequence GTGGCAAAGGTTCTCGTCGTCACATCGGGCAAGGGCGGCGTCGGCAAGACGACGACGACCGCGGCCCTCGGAGCAGCCCTGGCACAGGGCGGGCAGAGCGTGTGCGTCGTCGATTTCGACGTCGGGCTGCGCAATCTCGACCTGATCATGGGTGCGGAGCGCCGGGTCGTCTATGACCTGATCAACGTGGTCAACGGCGACGCCAAGCTCCCGCAGGCGCTGATTAAGGACAAGCGGGTCGAGACCCTGCACTTGCTGCCGGCCTCGCAGACCCGCGACAAGGACGCGCTCACTGACGCCGGCGTCGCCCGGGTCATGGAAGAGCTGCGGGACAAGTTCGACTGGGTCATCTGCGACTCGCCCGCCGGCATCGAGCGCGGCGCCCAGCTCGCCATGTACCACGCCGACGTGGCGGTGGTCGTCACCAACCCCGAGGTCTCCTCGGTGCGCGACTCCGACCGGATCATCGGCCTCCTCGACTCGAAGACCGCCAAGGCCGAGAAGGGCGAGGACATGGAGAAGCACCTGATCCTCACCCGCTACGACCCGCTGCGGGCCGACCGCGGCGACATGCTCAAGACCGAGGACGTGCTCGACATCCTGTCGATCCCGCTGCTCGCGATCATCCCGGAGAGCCAGGAGGTGCTGCGCGCCTCGAACCTCGGCTGCCCGGTCACCCTCAATAACCCGCTCTGCGCTCCGGCCCGCGCCTATGCCGACGCGGCCCGCCGTCTGAAGGGCGAGGAGGTGCCGATGAGCCTGCCAGTCGAGCGCAAGTCCTTCCTCGACAAGCTGTTCATGCGGAGGGCGGCATGA
- the minE gene encoding cell division topological specificity factor MinE: protein MSILGIFQKRNSGTVARDRLQLILAHERAESGRPDLVMQLRDEILAVIANHVSVEADKVKVTLERGEGVSTLGLDIELPLGASAKLDAKLAAKLAEVAANKGGGKLASKKAA from the coding sequence ATGAGCATTCTCGGGATCTTCCAGAAGCGCAATTCCGGCACGGTCGCCCGCGACCGCCTGCAGCTGATCCTCGCTCACGAGCGGGCGGAGTCGGGGCGTCCCGACCTCGTGATGCAGCTCCGGGACGAGATCCTGGCGGTGATCGCCAACCACGTGTCGGTGGAAGCCGACAAGGTGAAGGTCACCCTGGAGCGCGGCGAGGGCGTCTCGACCCTCGGCCTCGACATCGAGCTTCCGCTCGGTGCCTCGGCCAAGCTCGACGCGAAGCTCGCGGCCAAGCTCGCCGAGGTCGCCGCCAACAAGGGCGGCGGTAAGCTGGCTTCCAAGAAGGCCGCTTGA
- a CDS encoding alpha/beta fold hydrolase yields MPSATTDDGVRLHYEESGRGTPLIFVHEFAGDHRSYEAQLRHFGQRYHAIAFNARGYPPSDVPEAVSAYSQARAADDILAILDHVGAQKAHVAGISMGAFATLHFGLRHPARALSLCLGGVGYGAEPDRQALFRAEADATAEMLRRDGMAAFAERYAYGPTRVQFANKDPRGHAAFKRMLAEHSAVGSANTQAGVQKGRPSLYDLTDALAGITVPTLIVAGDEDWPCLAPSLMLKQIIPSAALAMLPNTGHALSVEEPDAYNRLLDAFLAQVESGRWPLRDPRAVSATITGIKS; encoded by the coding sequence ATGCCGAGCGCCACGACGGATGACGGAGTTCGCCTTCACTACGAAGAAAGCGGGCGCGGGACGCCGCTGATCTTCGTCCACGAATTCGCCGGCGACCATCGCAGCTACGAGGCGCAGCTCCGCCATTTCGGTCAGCGCTACCACGCGATCGCGTTCAATGCCCGGGGCTATCCGCCCTCCGACGTTCCGGAGGCCGTTTCGGCCTATTCGCAGGCCCGCGCGGCCGACGACATCCTGGCCATTCTCGACCATGTCGGGGCGCAGAAGGCCCACGTGGCCGGGATCTCGATGGGCGCCTTCGCGACCCTCCATTTCGGCCTGCGCCACCCGGCGCGCGCACTGTCGCTCTGCCTCGGCGGCGTCGGCTACGGCGCGGAGCCCGACCGGCAGGCGCTGTTCCGTGCCGAGGCCGACGCCACCGCCGAGATGCTGCGCCGCGACGGCATGGCGGCCTTCGCTGAGCGCTACGCCTACGGACCGACTCGGGTGCAGTTCGCCAACAAGGATCCGCGGGGCCACGCCGCGTTCAAGCGGATGCTCGCCGAACATTCGGCTGTCGGCTCGGCCAATACGCAGGCCGGTGTCCAGAAGGGGCGTCCCTCGCTCTACGATCTGACCGACGCCCTGGCGGGGATCACCGTGCCCACCCTGATCGTCGCCGGCGACGAGGATTGGCCCTGCCTGGCTCCGAGCCTGATGCTGAAACAGATCATTCCGTCCGCCGCGCTGGCCATGCTGCCCAATACCGGCCACGCGCTCTCGGTCGAGGAGCCGGATGCCTACAACCGGCTGCTCGACGCGTTCCTGGCACAGGTCGAGAGCGGCCGCTGGCCGCTGCGCGACCCACGAGCTGTCTCGGCGACGATCACCGGCATCAAGAGCTGA
- a CDS encoding cytochrome P450: MPTSMDATAPPARSTVSLAGLPRVVPPHRAPPERELPIAAYLRSIRDNSLRGFPKRAFEEPVTRRGLLGRASFILNDPEAIRRVLVENQGNYARTTGTTRILRPILGDGLLISEGTAWRHQRRTLAPAFTPRAIDGLVPHISAAVDDGLDRIAAEAAAGPVDLFNAFYRLALEVAGRAMFSVGMDEHGAELRRFIAEYAERMGRPHLLDIVTPPGWPVPLDWSRARFRRRWIPFLDRIIAARQASDWGQARSGDLLDLLAAARNPDTGAAFSPGELRDQVATMILAGHETTAGTLFWAAYLLALAPEVQERVAAEARAADLVDPTGCQSDGRLPLTRAVVDETLRLYPAAFVVVRRALGPDSVAGHAVKKNDIVMVSPWVLHRHRGLWSDPEAFDISRFLPGAPQPPRFAYLPFGAGPRVCIGAQFALSEAVLSLARLLARFRIVLDECEPVLPQAVVTTQPDRAARFRLMARDPVSS; encoded by the coding sequence ATGCCCACATCAATGGACGCGACCGCACCCCCGGCCCGGTCGACCGTGAGCCTCGCCGGCCTGCCGCGCGTGGTGCCGCCGCATCGCGCCCCGCCGGAGCGCGAATTGCCGATCGCGGCCTATCTGCGCTCGATCCGCGACAACAGCCTCCGGGGCTTCCCGAAGCGTGCCTTCGAGGAGCCGGTGACCCGCCGCGGCCTGCTCGGGCGCGCGAGCTTCATCCTCAACGACCCGGAGGCGATCCGCCGGGTTCTGGTCGAGAATCAGGGGAACTACGCGCGCACCACCGGCACGACCCGGATCCTGCGCCCGATCCTCGGCGACGGGCTGCTGATCAGCGAGGGCACGGCGTGGCGCCATCAGCGGCGCACCCTCGCCCCGGCGTTCACGCCGCGGGCCATCGACGGCTTGGTCCCGCACATCTCCGCCGCCGTGGATGACGGCTTGGATCGCATCGCCGCGGAGGCGGCGGCGGGGCCGGTCGACCTGTTCAATGCCTTCTACCGCCTCGCCCTCGAAGTTGCCGGGCGCGCCATGTTCTCGGTCGGCATGGACGAGCACGGCGCGGAGCTGCGCCGCTTCATCGCCGAATACGCCGAGCGGATGGGGCGGCCGCATCTCCTCGACATCGTGACGCCGCCGGGCTGGCCCGTTCCCCTCGATTGGTCGCGGGCGCGCTTTCGCCGCCGGTGGATCCCGTTCCTCGACCGGATCATCGCGGCCCGCCAGGCCTCGGACTGGGGTCAGGCCCGCTCGGGCGACCTGCTGGATCTGCTCGCGGCGGCGCGCAACCCGGATACGGGCGCCGCCTTCTCGCCGGGCGAGCTGCGCGATCAAGTCGCCACCATGATCCTGGCCGGCCACGAGACGACCGCCGGCACGCTGTTCTGGGCCGCCTACCTGCTTGCCCTCGCTCCGGAGGTGCAGGAGCGCGTCGCCGCCGAGGCGCGGGCCGCCGACCTCGTGGACCCGACCGGCTGCCAGAGCGACGGGCGGCTCCCCCTCACCCGCGCGGTGGTCGACGAGACCCTGCGCCTGTATCCGGCAGCGTTCGTGGTCGTCCGCCGGGCGCTCGGCCCGGACTCGGTCGCCGGCCATGCGGTGAAGAAGAACGACATCGTGATGGTCAGCCCCTGGGTGCTGCACCGGCACCGCGGCCTCTGGTCCGACCCGGAGGCCTTCGATATCAGCCGCTTCCTGCCGGGTGCGCCGCAGCCGCCGCGCTTCGCCTACCTGCCGTTCGGCGCCGGCCCGCGGGTCTGCATCGGCGCGCAATTCGCGCTGAGTGAGGCGGTCCTGTCGCTGGCGCGGCTGCTGGCGCGGTTCCGGATCGTGCTGGACGAGTGCGAGCCGGTCCTGCCGCAGGCCGTGGTCACCACCCAGCCGGACCGGGCGGCCCGGTTCCGGCTGATGGCGCGGGATCCGGTCAGCTCTTGA